AGATGGAATGCGTGAAATTCTTCATGATTTTATAGAAAAACAACCGCTTTCTGAGGAGCATCATGCATTATTGTATCAGTTACAGCATGCGCTCTCCGATGCGGAAAAAACTGAAGAAACTCAAAGTATAGAGGAACCACCTACCTCACCTGATTCAATTAGAAAACCAACGCCTAGAGCCTTAGATAATGAATTTATAAAAAAACTAGTTGAAACATTCAAATTAGAACTCCAGGAAAATTTAATCACCATTACTGATGGTTTATTACAACTTGAAAAAGGAACTTTATCTGCAGAGGAATCCAAGAGCTTATTGGAAGAACTTTTTCGAATTGCTCATAACATCAAAGGTTCTTCTCGGGGTATAGGGGCTCTCGATGTTGGTGAGATTGCACATCATATCGAAACTTTATTTGCCGCAATCCAAAAAAAGAGTATAAGAATTTCTTCGAGCCTGATTAATCTTTGTCTGCAATCGATCGATTATATGAATGAAGCCATGCAATGTTTCAGTGAACAAAAACCACTATCGTTCGATTTAAAAAATCATTTACTGCAACTCGAACATCATACTGAATTATCCAGTGAAGAAATGTCATTATCTGAATCGAGTGCTGAATTTACTATGGTTAAAAAAGCGCCTCTATCTCCAGAGGGACAAGTAAAAACCACCGAATTTGAATCAATCCGTGTTTCTTTACAAAATTTAGATCGAGTTTCAGTTTATACCGAAGAAATTCAAGCCATAAAAATAGTCATCGAAGAATATTACAACAAATTAACGAAGATGAATTTTAAAATAGAAAATTTGGTTCAAGCATGGAAAAAAAGTAAGACTAATCTACACGTTTTTACGCAAGAAAAAGAAGAACCCGAGGACTCGTTGTTTTCTACCAGTTTTTTAGAATTATCAGAAATTCATAATTCGACGCGTTTAATGCAACGGGAAATGCGAATCCCGGTTAGCGAATTATCCATTTTATTAAATGCGCTTCAGGATGAGATTCGCACTTTGCGACTGATTCCGGTTACCACACAATTACGTTATCTACCTCGAATCGTGCGTGATTTAGCCCATGAATTAAATAAGCAAGTGAATCTTGAAATAAATACCAATGATGTAAAAATTGATAAAATGATCCTCGATGGTTTAAAGGATCCGATCGTTCATCTTTTACGTAATGCAATCGATCATGGTATCGAACCAACCGAAGTCCGTAAAGCGGCCAGTAAATCCTCTCAAGGAAATATTCGCATCAATGTCAATCAGGAAGACAATCAAATTGTATTTAAAATCATTGATGATGGTGCCGGCATCAAAACCGATGATGTAATTCGCATCGCGTTGCAAAAGAAAATAATTACCCAATCTGAGCTTGAAAACATCAAGAAAGAGGATATTTACGAGCTCATTTTTCGACCGGGTTTTTCCACTCGAGAAATTGCAACTGATATTTCCGGACGGGGCGTTGGTTTGGACGTCGTACGTTCCAACTTGCTTAGGCTAAAAGGCCAAGTCAGCATTGAAAGCCAACCGGGGAAAGGAACCACTTTTTTTCTGAGAGTACCACTCACCTTATCTACGGAACGAGGATTAACGGTTGCCTGTAATGAGCAAATATTTGTAATTCTTACCAACTCTGTAGAAACAATTATGTTATTAAAAGAACAAGACATTATGATTGTGGAAGGAAGCCCAAGTGTTCTTGTCAACGAACAACCAGTTTTGTTATGCTCATTGTCTAAGGTACTGCAACTTGGTGAAAACAAACAGAATAAAAGAGAGCATAACTCTGTGGTGGTAATCAAAAAAAATGGAGACCGTATTGCCTTACTTGTCGACGAAATTATTGGTGAAAGGGAAATTGTACTTAAACCGTTGCAAGAGCCATTGATACATATCCCTTGTGTTATCGGAGCTACTCTAACCGGCAGCAATCAAATTAATTTCGTCTTAAACTCCGCGGAGATTATTAGAAAAATGCTGCTATAGTGAACTATTACCCATGATTAAAATTTTAATTGTTGATGACTCACCCACCGAAGTTGCATTAATTCAACACATCATAGAATCTGAAAAAGATATGGAAGTCATTGGTGTTGCCAAAAATGGAAAAGAAGCAATTGACCTGACTACCCTATTAAAGCCTGATCTTATTACGATGGATATTCAAATGCCGATTATGGATGGACTCGAAGCCACTCGCATTATTATGGCCCAAAATCCGACCCCCATCGTCGTGATCAGCTCCCTGGTGAATGATGAGTCACTCTCTGCCACATTCCATATTCTTGAAGCAGGTGCGTTAACTGCATTAGCGAAACCCGTTAATGTATTCTCCCCTTCATTTGAAGAAAGCAGTCAACACATTGTTGATACCCTAAGAAGCCTCTCTGATATTCGGGTGATCAAAAAACCACTAAAAAAATATTCCCCTCTTGATGAAAGCAAAAAGCATAACCCAGAAGACACGAACAACTTAAATTATGAAATTTTAGGAATAGGCGCTTCAGTGGGCGGTCCTATGGCATTAAAGACCATTCTCTCGAAATTAGATTCTAATTTCCCAATACCTATAATGATTGTTCAACATATGAGTCCAGGCTTTCTTCGAGGATTTGCACAATGGCTTGCAGAAAACTCACCTCTTCAAGTGAAAAATGCGGTTGATTATGAACCATTACAAAAAGGAACAGTATATGTTGCCCCTGAACACAAGCATATGGAAATCGAACGTGTTCATGAACGATTAGTATGTAAACTAGTTGATGGCCCCCCAGTCTCCGGTTTTTGTCCTTCGATTACCCGATTGCTGCATTCTATTGCCAAAGTTTCTGGAAATAAGGCGATTGGAATTCTATTAACTGGAATGAGTGATGATGGTGCAGAAGGTTTATTGGAATTAAAAAAAGCTCATGGACATACATTGATTCAAAACCAGGAAAGTTCCATCGTTTTTGGAATGGGCGCTGTAGCTCAGTCCTTGGATGCTGTAGATGAGGTTATTGGGTTAGAGCAGATTGCAAGTTATTTAACCAAAATTTGTCCGACAAAACATGAGTAGCTCTTTTATGGAAAAAGAAAATCCCGTGGTCTTGGTGGTGGATGACAGTGCCACCATGCGCTTAATTACCTGCAATGCCTTACTTAAAGTTGGTTTTGCAGTGATTCAAGCTGAAAATGGTGAGGCCGCATTATCCTTACTTAAAACCTCGAAGCCTGATGCCATTTTGCTGGATGTAGAAATGCCTGGTCTGAATGGTTTTGAAGTCTGTGCAGCGATTCGAAAATTACCCGATTGTCTTTTCCTTCCTATTATGATGGTCACTGGATTAGAAGATTATGAATCCATTAATAAAGCCTTTCAGGCAGGAGCTACTGATTTTACCACCAAACCAATTAATCCAACGCTATTAGGATATCGTGTCCGTTATATGGTACGGACTAATTCGTATTTTCAAGAATTACAAATTGCTGAACAAAGAGTCAAAGCCTTAAATGAAGAACTGATAAATAAGTTAGTTGAAATCCAGCAAAATGCAATTGCGGTAGCACGCTTTGTCCCTCAAGATTTTTTGAAAGTTCTAAATCGTAAAAATATTGCAGACATCAAGCTCGGCGATTGTGTTGAAAAAGTCATGACCGTCCTCTTTTTGGATATAAAATCGTTTACTTCACTTGCTGAACGTTTAGCGCCTGTTGAAATTTTCACGGTTTTTAATGAACTAATGAGTTATTTAGATCCTGCTATTTTAAAAAATTCTGGCCTTATTGATAAATATATTGGTGATGCCATTATGGCATTATTTAATAGTGCCGATGACGCTGTGACCGCGGCATTGGATATGTTAGAGGCTTTAGATCGTTTTAATGCCACGCGAGTTCGCGATAACCTAAAACCTATTAATGTAGGAATTGGGATAAATACCGGTAATTTGATTGTAGGCACTGTTGGTTTTGAAAAACGGATGGATTGCAGTGTCATTAGTGATGCAGTCAATATAGCTTCTCGACTTGAATCATTAACTAGAAGTTTTAATATTGAGCTTCTCATTGGTGAACAGACCTATGAAGAATTAAAACAAAAAGAAAAATACAATTTACGTAGTTTAGGTTTAACCCAAGTGAAAGGGAAAAGCTTATCTATAGAAATTTATGAAGTTTTTAATCATAACTCCCCCACTGAAATGCAGTTAAAAAAGGATTCAGCTACTCTTTTTAAGGACGCTGTAACGCATTATGAAGCAAAAAAATTTGCGGATGCGGCAAATTGCTTTGAGCAAATCGTACTAAAAAATCCAAATGACTCACCAGCACAATATTATTTGCAGAAATGCAAAGAAAAAATGTAATGAGTCATTTTATCCAGGTTAAACGAGTGATGACCCTTCTTAACCGGCTTTAATTTGATCCACTACTTGTTGGTTGAGATGGGTCACAATTAGACTGACTAATTTAACTGCTTGCTCATAATCACGTTTATCAAACATTCCAGCTTGTTGATGTGCATAGCGAATAGGAACTCCGATATTGATACTAGGAACCCCTGAACCTGAACCTTGAACTTTTGAGCCATCTTGACCATAACCCATTTCTGACTCAAGTTGCACTTGAATATTATTTTTCTTTGCTAAATCTAAAATCCAGTTAAGTAGTTCTTGATGAGGAATCATGGAGCGATCATAGACAAATAAAGTAGGACCTTTACCCAAGGCTATTCGGCCTTTGCGTTTTGCAATTAAAACAGGATAATCATCGGCAATACCTACCTCAACATTAATGGTAATATCGGGATGAGTACTTTGATATACAGTACTTGCCCCACGTAGCCCCACCTCTTCCTGTACGGTTGCTGCTGCATAGAGTTGATTAGCTTTATCCTGGTTTTTTATAGAGTCTAGAACATCGCCAATAAGCGCCAGCCCCAAGCGATCGTCAAGAGCCTTTGCTAAAAAGCGGTTTTCACTCAAAGAACTAAATTGGCTTGCAGGAGTCACTTGCAATCCTGGACGCACATTGAATTTGCTTTCAGCCTGCTCTTTGGTTTCTGCCCCGATATCAAGAAAAATAGCATTCCCCGAGGGCAACTGATTTTTCTTGGCTTCATCAATAAGATGGGTCGAGTCCATCCCTGAATAAGCTAAAATAGGTCCATTAGGCGTGGATATCATCCAACGCTGTGCAAAAATTACGGAAGATGGAATACCGCCTAAAGGAATAACTTTGATAAAGCCATCTGGAGTAATTGATTCAATCATATATCCTACTTCATCCATATGCGCCATTAACAAGACATTAGGACCTTTCTGATTTCCTTTGTATTGGCCAATTAAATTACCCATTCCGTCTACTGTAATACTGTTCATGGATTGCTGCCATTGTTGCTTTACCGCATCCCGAACAGACTTTTCAAAACCAGATGCACCTGCTAAATCTGTTAATTTCGCTAAAGAATGATCGTCTGCAATAGCACTTGTTGCGCCAAGCAGCGATAACCCTGCTGTGAAGAGATTTAATTTTTTCATACCAATGTCCTTATCTAAAATCCGGTGTGAGAAACGTTGAATCAATAAGCCGGTAAAATTCATCCTCTTATTCAAAGGCTTTCCCTGAATCTTCCCATGCGTTGCTGAAAAACTATTCTCAGGATCCGAAAGATCCTGCCAACCACCCGTAGCCTCACGGAAAAGCCGCGTACGTAGACTCCGGATATGATTAAGAAATAGTATTTGTTCACAGGACTCAGCGGATGTTTTTCCGAATTATTGTGACCTCATTCTACTATAGTAAGCCTCAAATATTTAGGCTATTATTGCCCTTTTCATTGGAATAATTTTTGCCATGCACACTGCCATTGTAATTCCGGCCCGCTATGCTTCTACTCGTTTACCAGGAAAACCTCTGGCCATGATTCAAGGGCAAACGATGTTGCAACGTGTAGTCCGCTTATCACGTGCTGCTGCGGAAGGATTAGAAAATGTGTCGGTAGTCGTTGCAACAGACGATGAGCGAATTGTCCATCATTGTAAGGAATTAGGTGTTGCATCAATAATGACTCCACCAGAGGCGCCAAGTGGAACGGATCGTGTCGCCGAAGCAATACGCTCTATGGAAAGTCAACCCGATTTCATTTTAAATATGCAGGGCGATGCTCCTTTAACACCGCCAGATTTTTTACGTGCATTAATCGATGCGTTCACTACTTCTCCTTGTGACGTGATTACCCCCGTAACTCAATTAACCTGGGATCAGCTGGACAATTTGCGCCAAAATAAATTAGCCACTCCCTTTAGTGGTACTACCGCCGTATTCGATGAACAAACAGGCCACGCTTTTTGGTTTAGCAAAAATATTATTCCTGCCATCCGCAAAGAAAAAGAATTACGTCAAAACAGTGATAAAAGTCCGATATTTCGTCACATTGGCTTATATGGTTATTCGCGAGATATGCTCGAACGCTATATTAACCTGCCAGAAAGTAAATTTGAAAAAATGGAAGGTTTAGAGCAATTACGTATCTTGGAAAATGGCTATACAGTTCGTTGCATTCCCGTTGACTATAGAGGTCGTGCCAGTATGTCAGGCATTGATAGCCCAGAGGATATTGCTCGTGCTGAAGCATTGATTGCCCAACACGGTGAACTATTAGAGAGTATGTAACTATGAGGACTCGATTACTGGTTGCTCGTCATGGAAATACTTTTGCGCCTGGCGAACTGGTTCGAAGAGTAGGCATTACTGATTTACCGCTGGTAAATAGTGGCTTCACTCAGGGAAACAAACTGGGCAACTATCTGAAAACCAATGGTCTTATTCCAGATGTAATTTTTACTTCGAAGCTTAAACGGGCCATACAGACTGCAGAACAAGCCCAAAAGACTATGGGGACCCATTTGTCGATTGAAACGCTGGCCATTTTCAATGAAATCGATTACGGGCCTGATGAAAATCTGCCCGAAGAAGAGGTTGTTGCACGCCTTGGAAAGGAAGCAATTTATGCATGGGAAACACAAGCTATAGTGCCTGAAGGTTGGAATGTCGATCCCTCTTTACTGATTCAGAATTGGGTGGATTTTTCTTTGCGTATTCGTAAAGAATACCCCGGGAAAACATGTCTGGTAGTTACCAGCAATGGAATTGCTCGCTTTGCGCCTTATTTAACGGGTGATTTTGCAGCATTCAGTGCGCAATATGGAATCAAAGTTGCAACCGGAGGATTGTGTGTCTTTGAGCATAAAGAGCCATCTGGGACATGGGATTGTCTTGCTTGGAATGTAAAACCTCAGTGATCTTGGAAGATTTCTCATGAAATTATGGATGATAGGATGTTCTCTATTTATAAGTTCCATTTGTAATGGGGCTTCTCAATATTGTTCCCCAAATCAGCCCTGTTGGCCCCCTCAAGCACAATGGGACGAGTTCAATAAACAAGTAAATGGGCATTTACTACGCGGACAATCCCCTTTATCTCCTTGTTTTAAGAATTCTAAGAGCCCTTCATGCCAAATGGTTCTGCATGAGTTAAAAAATCCTTATTTTATTGAGTCACAAGCTGGGGCAACCCAATCCAATGGGTGGGTCGGTGGCTGGCAAACTGCAGTGAGTTCTTATGTGGTAGCAGTGGAAAGCGCCCAAGAAATAGCTGCTGCAATTAATTTTGCACGCACGCATCGAATTAAACTTGTGGTGAAAGGCACTGGTCATGATTATCTTGGTCGCTCCAACGCACCGAACTCACTTTTAATCTGGACCCATCCCCTTCGTGAGGTCACTATTCAAGATCATTTCATTCCACAGGGGTGTCCTGCAACCCAGACTCCCACGACTGCAGTCACGGTTGCCGCAGGCTCACGATGGATAGAGGTCTATAAAGAAGTCACTACCCACAAAGGCCGCTACGTTCAAGGGGGAGGTTGTGCCACAGTCGGTGCTGCGGGCGGATTTATCCAAGGAGGGGGATTTGGTAGTTTTTCCAAAAAATTTGGCACCGGTGCCGCTGGTGTTTTAGAAGCCGAAATTATTACTGCAGATGGAGTCATTCGCACTGCTAATGCCTGCCAGAATCAAGATTTATTTTGGGCATTAAAAGGTGGAGGTGGAGGTGCCTATGGCATTGTCAGTAAAATTACATTGCAAACCCATGACCTTCCCAACCTATTCGGAAAAGTTAAAGGTACGATCACTGCGAAATCGGATGCAGCATACTTCCAACTTATTCATCATTTTATCGAGTTTTATCGTCTCAAACTCCATAATGAGCACTGGGGGGAACAAGTTGCTCTAACCCCGGATAATAAAATGAATTTCTCGCTCGTTTTTTCGGGTTTAAGTAAAGCCGAAGTAGACAAACTTTGGCAACCATTTCTTAATTGGTTAGCAAAAAAACCCGAGCAGTACCAATTTAGCCTTCAGAGTGCAACTCGTCCTCCTAGGCACTACTGGGATTTTGATTATTTGCTTGCTAATGCACCAGAAGCTATTGTGGTTAACAAAGGAAAAAATGCGCCCCCACATGAATATTGGTGGGCATCAAATCAATCTGAAGTATCTATGTATATTAATTATTATTTATCCATGTATCTTCCGTTCACATTATTTACGGAGGAAAACGCAACAGCATTGACCAAAACACTTTTCGACGCATCGCGTTTTGTTGAACTTACACTTCATTTCAATAAAGGATTGTCGGGTGCCCCAAAAGATGCTCTTGCACATCAAAAAAATACGTCCATGCATCCTGAAGTACTTAATGCAGCGGCTTTAGTCATTATTGCAGGGGGTCAACAAAATACCTATGCCAATGTTGCTGGACATGAGCCGGATTTAAATAAAGCTAACGCAGCGATAAAGCAAGCCCATAAGGCTATGAAACGACTACAAACCTTAAGTCCCAACTTGAGTACTTATCCAAATGAAGCAGATTATTTTATTAAAAATTGGCAATCGGCTTTATGGGGAAGCAATTATCCTAAACTGCTGCAAATAAAACACAAATACGATCCTCAAAATCTATTTACCTGCCATCATTGTGTGGGAAGCGAGTAAGATTGATAGAGAATAGATTCTAGCAGGATGAAACGCCGCGTAACCTGGGAACATTTTGGGATGAAACCCGGGTTACGCTCACACTTCAGTGAGGTTACATTTTAAACATCATCAAAGTAATTTTTTAATGTTTGCTGTACGTCCAAATTGAGCTCACCAGAATTAGGATCAATTGCACTTACTGTATCCCCAAGATATCCGATCGCCCAGAAGAATATATTGTTGGTTTCCATATTCGCTTGCAAATAAGGCATGAGTGCATTTGTAAAAAATGCCTTGCCCTTTGCAGTTTTCCAGGATGCCTCACCCAGAACAACTGGATAACCTGCCTTATATAAAAATCCCCACGACCAGTCGAATCGTAATTGACTTGGAGTTCCTGGGGCAGTTTCCCAGCCAGCTACCTCAGCAGGATATACATGGGGTGAGAAAACGATATGGCTGTTTTGCGCTTGTGAATCGCCCAACAACCACTGCAATGCAGTCTGGTTTATTCCTTGACTCACTAATTCTTTTTTAAATTTATCCTTATCAAATACGGGAACTCCAGTTTTAGCTTGTTTTTCATTGAGTAACGGCTTGAAATCTTCCCCCCAATTCCCTTTAAAAAACATCCGCTCTAAAGTGCCACATAAAGCGGGATCAGGTGAGTGACTGTATCCATTATCATTTACGATCTTCGATTTGGGGACACAAATTACAGGATTGTTTGAATCATCATTTCCTGAATCAGGCCCTTCTACAAAGAGCAACAGACTAGGATTGTTTTTCTGAATTGCATTCGCAGCTGTTGCTATGACTTTGGTCCAGGGTACTTGAGAGTCATGCATTTTAAACCAATTTAAACGATAAGGTTCATTAAAAATATCAATGCCTAACACATTGTCTAAGTTACGCTTTTTAATTTCTGTGGCTAAAAGAGAAATATCTTGTTCGTAACGTTTCATATCATATACAGTACCATCTCGCATTGAATCGCCATAACCATGACGGTGATGGATGTCAATCATTACTCGGATGTTTTTCTTTTTTAACTCCTGTAAAACCGTCCAGAACGCTTGTTTTGGACTTACTGCTTTTTCACAAGCACTTCCATAACTTTGCCATGTTTTACAAAATAAGCCATTACCCGCGCTGGGAACCGCTTTATCTGAGAGCCACTTATTCAAATCAACCTCATGTTGATCATCATACAGAACTTCTGGTTGTATCGGTAATCTTAAGGTTTTAAAACTAACCCCTGAGTTTTTATCTACGCCTGAACTCGGGAACTCCCATGGCTTGCTAATTAAATTCATCATTCCATAAGCTCTTGGGCTAGAACTTAATGAGGGAATTGCATAAAAAGGATTGCTCTGTAAGCCTTGAACCACATTGGTGTCTTGGAATCCAGACCATGAGAGTCCGTCAATATGAACCAGCTGACCTTTATCAGTGTAAATTTTACTTTCCCGAGTCTGGTAGGAGTGCGCATTCCATGCAAGCATTAGTAATAAACAACCTCCTAATACATTCATTTTTTTCATTCACTGTACCTCCAAATTAATATGGATACTTACTTAAAAGGGGGATTATTTAATCACCGCCACATCATTTAAGACAAAAAATAGATGAGTTTTGCAAAATTTTAACAAAATAGATTGATTTCAATTGACGCCAAACAAAAGCCTGATGGGTGCAAACCCGAGAATCGTAATCCATTCAATTCTCGAGTTACACTGCAAACAAAAAAAGGATCATTATCCTACATGGGAAAAACGGCGATCATTTTCATAAATTGACTTTTTAACCAATTCATCCATGTCCGGACTAGGTTCGCAAGACTGATAAACAACTTTTAAGGGAGAAACATCCACAGTTGATTTGGTGATATTATTTTGCAAATAACCATCTAGATTTCTAAAAGTAAGATACTTATCTGTAGCAAACTCTTGGCATTCGGCCATAGTTTCGTCTTGGCATATTGAAAATTTAATTAAATGCTCTGCATGAAATGGTTCATGACTTTTTGAAAATACGTACTGCATATCGTACAAAACGCTATCAGCGCCAGCACAAAAATAAGAACCGGATTGAAAAGTGTTATTTTCGAATACATCACTACGAATAAAACGGCCTTCTCCAGGTTGCAAACCCGCGAGAGTTACTTTATGAGTTGCTATTTCTTTAGGATTGTCTGCAAAAGCATAACCAGTTAAAACCAAACCCAATAATACCGAGGCTACTTTCATCATTCTGTTTTAACTCCTAATTTTGAAATAAATATTCTCTGTAATGATTTTATTCTCCCTTAAACCAATACAAAGAACAGGAAAACAAGAGTTATTGTCTAAAAATAAAACACCAACTCTGATTAATTTCAGTCCGTCATTATACCCCATTTCATACGAATAGTGTAAAAATTTATAAATTAATTCGCATTTTGCTCGAAAACAGTCTATGGAAATGAGGCTGGAATTGATGAGCTATCAATACATTAAATGCAAAGTCTCTCTCGGGAAGAAGATAATTTTTGCTCTCTTTGTCTTTTTTATTAACCGAATAAAAATTATTTTGTTACAATGCCTAAATTAAATCTAGATGCGTGTTAATGAATGTCTAAAAAATTAATCCAAAATTTCAGAACTGCATTAATACATTATTTGAAAAATCCATATGATGAGAAGAATAAAAAAAATTTAACCGAATCGGCTTTCGCTATATATGATTATGCTGCGAAATTGAATAATAGCATGGAACCCGATAAATATATGACATCTATCGATGAAATGGTCAAAGTGGCAGTTCGGGGAATCAAAGTACATCCTTTCCTTGCAGAAGTATTGGATTCGTTTTCTCGTGAATTAGGGATGTTGGATCAGAAGCATAAAGCATATGCATTTCATGTCCTCACCATCACTTATAACTGGTATTTGAGAGAGCGTGTAATTGATCCGGAACAACTCGCTCGGAAAAAATTAGCAACAATCAAGAAAACAATCCAACAATTAAAAGTTGCTAACAATCCTTATGTTGAAGAATTAGAAGCTGCACTAACTCAACTAACCACATTAGTTAAGCAGTATTTTAAATTAACACCGGAGAAGCAATTACACGAGCATTCGGCCCTTGAAGAACGACTCAATTTTATTTGTGCGGAGCATCGAGCCGCCATTACTAGTGATGTTCGAGTTAAATTTGCTTTTTACAGTTTCCTTTCCCTAATTTTTAGTATTTTTGATGTATTGGGATTTTCTCTTGCTGCCGAATGCAAAAAAACAAATAGCTTTTTCCAAGAGGCTTCATTAACTCCCCAAAATACCCTATCCGATTTTAGAATCCCCTTTATTAAAGTTAAAGATAATTTTGAGGATGAAGAGCAATTACTTATTTTTGGTATCTCATAAAATTATTAGAGGCCTGTTTTCAGATCGTCCTCACTTTCAAGACCCTCAACTATAGTGGAATCGGGTGCCGCATGAAGATGATGTTTTCCGGTGGGGTTTTTTAAAATTTTATGCGTGGGATGAGGCGATTTTCGTTCAATTTCTTCAAAATTAAATTTGTTTACCAACCCATCTGTCTCGGAGTAATGGATTTCTATGGGAATTGGTTTTTGGACATGCTCTTCCGTTAAATATCGTGTTAAATTTTTAAAAGCGCTCGCTACAAAAGAGATAAAATCAGAAAACGACGAAAGCGCAGAAGCACCACCTTCTCGCCTTATCCCTCTTTGCC
The DNA window shown above is from Legionella sp. PC997 and carries:
- a CDS encoding adenylate/guanylate cyclase domain-containing protein, whose product is MEKENPVVLVVDDSATMRLITCNALLKVGFAVIQAENGEAALSLLKTSKPDAILLDVEMPGLNGFEVCAAIRKLPDCLFLPIMMVTGLEDYESINKAFQAGATDFTTKPINPTLLGYRVRYMVRTNSYFQELQIAEQRVKALNEELINKLVEIQQNAIAVARFVPQDFLKVLNRKNIADIKLGDCVEKVMTVLFLDIKSFTSLAERLAPVEIFTVFNELMSYLDPAILKNSGLIDKYIGDAIMALFNSADDAVTAALDMLEALDRFNATRVRDNLKPINVGIGINTGNLIVGTVGFEKRMDCSVISDAVNIASRLESLTRSFNIELLIGEQTYEELKQKEKYNLRSLGLTQVKGKSLSIEIYEVFNHNSPTEMQLKKDSATLFKDAVTHYEAKKFADAANCFEQIVLKNPNDSPAQYYLQKCKEKM
- the cheB gene encoding chemotaxis-specific protein-glutamate methyltransferase CheB; protein product: MIKILIVDDSPTEVALIQHIIESEKDMEVIGVAKNGKEAIDLTTLLKPDLITMDIQMPIMDGLEATRIIMAQNPTPIVVISSLVNDESLSATFHILEAGALTALAKPVNVFSPSFEESSQHIVDTLRSLSDIRVIKKPLKKYSPLDESKKHNPEDTNNLNYEILGIGASVGGPMALKTILSKLDSNFPIPIMIVQHMSPGFLRGFAQWLAENSPLQVKNAVDYEPLQKGTVYVAPEHKHMEIERVHERLVCKLVDGPPVSGFCPSITRLLHSIAKVSGNKAIGILLTGMSDDGAEGLLELKKAHGHTLIQNQESSIVFGMGAVAQSLDAVDEVIGLEQIASYLTKICPTKHE
- a CDS encoding chemotaxis protein CheA, with amino-acid sequence MTPDDELLATFSAELESLLTLVTDHLKKMEQSESSDLSPMMEEISRAGRNIKVSAFSLDADDLGKMAEYIEKLFEPSRNVSLELINLGFRAVDGMREILHDFIEKQPLSEEHHALLYQLQHALSDAEKTEETQSIEEPPTSPDSIRKPTPRALDNEFIKKLVETFKLELQENLITITDGLLQLEKGTLSAEESKSLLEELFRIAHNIKGSSRGIGALDVGEIAHHIETLFAAIQKKSIRISSSLINLCLQSIDYMNEAMQCFSEQKPLSFDLKNHLLQLEHHTELSSEEMSLSESSAEFTMVKKAPLSPEGQVKTTEFESIRVSLQNLDRVSVYTEEIQAIKIVIEEYYNKLTKMNFKIENLVQAWKKSKTNLHVFTQEKEEPEDSLFSTSFLELSEIHNSTRLMQREMRIPVSELSILLNALQDEIRTLRLIPVTTQLRYLPRIVRDLAHELNKQVNLEINTNDVKIDKMILDGLKDPIVHLLRNAIDHGIEPTEVRKAASKSSQGNIRINVNQEDNQIVFKIIDDGAGIKTDDVIRIALQKKIITQSELENIKKEDIYELIFRPGFSTREIATDISGRGVGLDVVRSNLLRLKGQVSIESQPGKGTTFFLRVPLTLSTERGLTVACNEQIFVILTNSVETIMLLKEQDIMIVEGSPSVLVNEQPVLLCSLSKVLQLGENKQNKREHNSVVVIKKNGDRIALLVDEIIGEREIVLKPLQEPLIHIPCVIGATLTGSNQINFVLNSAEIIRKMLL
- a CDS encoding histidine phosphatase family protein: MRTRLLVARHGNTFAPGELVRRVGITDLPLVNSGFTQGNKLGNYLKTNGLIPDVIFTSKLKRAIQTAEQAQKTMGTHLSIETLAIFNEIDYGPDENLPEEEVVARLGKEAIYAWETQAIVPEGWNVDPSLLIQNWVDFSLRIRKEYPGKTCLVVTSNGIARFAPYLTGDFAAFSAQYGIKVATGGLCVFEHKEPSGTWDCLAWNVKPQ
- a CDS encoding M42 family metallopeptidase, encoding MKKLNLFTAGLSLLGATSAIADDHSLAKLTDLAGASGFEKSVRDAVKQQWQQSMNSITVDGMGNLIGQYKGNQKGPNVLLMAHMDEVGYMIESITPDGFIKVIPLGGIPSSVIFAQRWMISTPNGPILAYSGMDSTHLIDEAKKNQLPSGNAIFLDIGAETKEQAESKFNVRPGLQVTPASQFSSLSENRFLAKALDDRLGLALIGDVLDSIKNQDKANQLYAAATVQEEVGLRGASTVYQSTHPDITINVEVGIADDYPVLIAKRKGRIALGKGPTLFVYDRSMIPHQELLNWILDLAKKNNIQVQLESEMGYGQDGSKVQGSGSGVPSINIGVPIRYAHQQAGMFDKRDYEQAVKLVSLIVTHLNQQVVDQIKAG
- the kdsB gene encoding 3-deoxy-manno-octulosonate cytidylyltransferase codes for the protein MHTAIVIPARYASTRLPGKPLAMIQGQTMLQRVVRLSRAAAEGLENVSVVVATDDERIVHHCKELGVASIMTPPEAPSGTDRVAEAIRSMESQPDFILNMQGDAPLTPPDFLRALIDAFTTSPCDVITPVTQLTWDQLDNLRQNKLATPFSGTTAVFDEQTGHAFWFSKNIIPAIRKEKELRQNSDKSPIFRHIGLYGYSRDMLERYINLPESKFEKMEGLEQLRILENGYTVRCIPVDYRGRASMSGIDSPEDIARAEALIAQHGELLESM